The Theropithecus gelada isolate Dixy chromosome 11, Tgel_1.0, whole genome shotgun sequence genome includes a region encoding these proteins:
- the KLRB1 gene encoding killer cell lectin-like receptor subfamily B member 1 produces the protein MDQQMMYAELTLPKDSGPESSSPSSLPRDVCQGSPWHQVALKLSCAGIILLVLVVTGLSLSVASLLQKPSIGKCSVDIQQNRTKTTERPDLLNCPIYWQQVQEKCLLLSQTVKPWNNSLADCSTKESSLLLIQDKDELTRTQNLIHDKAISFWIGLNFSLSEKNWKWINGSFLSSNDLKITGDAKENSCVYISQTSVYSEYCSTEMKWICQKELTLVRNKVSPDSWL, from the exons ATGGACCAACAAATGATGTATGCTGAGTTAACCTTACCCAAGGACTCAGGCCCAGAAAGTTCTTCACCTTCATCTCTTCCTCGGG ATGTCTGTCAGGGTTCACCTTGGCATCAAGTTGCCCTGAAACTTAGCTGTGCTGGGATTATTCTCCTTGTCTTGGTTGTTACTGGGTTGAGTCTTTCAG TGGCATCCTTACTACAGAAACCATCAATAGGAAAATGCAGTGTGGACATTCAACAGAACAGGACTAAAACAACAG aaagacCGGATCTCTTAAACTGCCCAATATATTGGCAGCAAGTCCAAGAGAAATGCTTGCTACTTTCTCAAACTGTCAAACCTTGGAATAACAGTCTAGCTGATTGTTCCACCAAAGAATCCAGTTTGCTGCTTATTCAAGATAAGGATGAATTg ACACGCACACAGAACTTGATACATGACAAAGCAATTTCATTTTGGATTGGATTAAATTTTTCGTTATCAGAGAAGAACTGGAAGTGGATAAATGGCTCTTTTCTAAGTTCTAATGA cTTAAAAATTACAGGTGATGCTAAAGAAAACAGCTGTGTTTACATCTCACAGACATCTGTGTATTCTGAGTACTGTAGTACAGAAATGAAATGGATCTGCCAAAAAGAACTAACACTTGTGAGAAATAAAGTGTCTCCTGACTCTTGGCTATGA